The region CAgggacgtggtggtggtggtagtggtggtgttggtggcggtgcaggTCCCGGTGGTGTAGTGAACGTGGTTAAGATTGAGCATATTGCAAACTCCATCAAACGCCACGGGCctggcatcatcagcacggtGGTAAGAATCATTAGAAGGAACTCCTTCTTGTCCTGTTTGCTTCAACTACCTTATCACCGCTTTGTCGTTCCTCTTGTAGGTCAACTATGCATTCCAGTTCCTGCGCCAGAAGCTGTTTACGTTCTCGCATTTCCTGTACGATGAGCAGATTCAGTCGCGCCTGGTCGCTGATGCGAAAaagctgctggccagcaacGAATCAACCGAAGGAACGGCAGCGTCTACGAATACCGTTGGCTATACCTACGAACGGGCACTGGCGTTCAACCGGCGCATCCGTCAGCTCGGTCTCTCCGATGAGGGTGAATCGTACATTGATCTTTTCCGCAAATTGATCTGCCACATCGGTAAGTTATCAGGATATCCAGTCATCGAGAAGCCCGCAATAACTTGTGCTTCCCGTTGCCTCTCTCATTTTCCCAAGGTAACGCGATGGCTTTCGTTCGATTGCTGCACTCGGGTGCACTTCACGAGTGCACAGGAGCAGCCGAGTTTCTCTCTCCACCGCCGGTAACGACGACAACCAAGGGCAACGatgatgagcagcaacaggagcacgGCCAGGACGAGACACCAGCCATCGGTATCTGGCGGCAAGATGTAGCAACCGTTCGGGGTAGCTGGCGACTGGAGAACGAGTTTTTCCGCCTTCTGATCAATGCTTTCGAAGGGTTGCGTCGTCGTAGACGAActtccggtaccggtaccgaaGCTCCGGCCAATGGACCGGCTGATAGTTTCGCGCATCTCGAACTGTTCTACCTGATCATACCACCACTGACGATCAGCTACGTCGAGGCGATGCTAAAGGCGAAGGAAACGATCGCGAAAAAGGATCGCCATGGCACTTTCCTGCCAACCGACGATGGTTTCGTGATGGGTAACGGTCATAACACGCTTGCTGCGTTCCATTTCCCTTCTAACTCACTGCGTTGCCCCACTTGTAGGTCTTTCGTATCTGCTGACGCTGCTAAACCAAACGACGGCCTTCAACTCGCTGCACTGGTTCAAGGAGGTGCGCGCCAAGCACACCCGCGAGATGGCGAAACTGAACCAACAGACGACGCACCTGTTGCAGCAACCATCGGACAGTGCGGAGGAAAAGATGCTACCCACGGTGGCCCTCACGCGGAAGCGACTGAACGCCATCCAGCACGAGTTTCAGCTGCTGCAGTACAATCTGTCCAGTTcgaaaatattcttcaaataaCCTCCGTGTCCATCTTTCCCCCTCCCTGGTGCCTTATAGTGAACCAAGCCGATCTGCATAAAGTACGTCAAGTATTATCATTTATTCCAATGCAATCAAGTGATCCACGTTAGTTCGTACGTGTTCTAGTGTCATCTAGTAGTCATCGTTGGTCCGAACTAGTGGCGCTTCGTCTTTTTGCTGTGGCCGTGGTGTTTGTGgcttttcttcgtctttttgtGCTTCCTTTTGGCCCTTCTCTTGTCCCGCTTTTTGCTTCGTCTTCGGTCATCttcgctgctactactgctactatcGGAAtcgtcgctgctactgctgctgctgctgctgctgctgctactactgctatcTCTGGACCGAGACCGGGAACGGTGTTTGTTggttcgcttcttctttttcttctttttcagcTCCTGTCCACGGTGGCGACCGCGCGTTTCCTCGTCCTTGGTGGGCCGGCGTTCGCGTTCACGCTTTTCagcctcttcttcctctcgtcGCTTTTcgagctcctcctcctcacggCGCAACTCCTGTAGTGGCGTGAGGTAGTCCTGTTCTGGGGATTCACTGCCAGGACGCTGCTGTCCCGGTACTACCGTCCGGCTTTGCGGATCAACCTGAGCGGGAGGCAGTTGTTAAGTGAAGCGAGATCAGGAGGGGAGCCACAGAAGCGCCGAGCATCAACGATCGCTCACTTACCGTCAGATAGTTCCGGCACTGGTATGTAAGGTGACCCGGAAAACCACACTTTTTGCAAGCGGCACGAACATTTTCCTTCTGCGACAGTCCGGTAAGGTACTCCATGGTGTTTTATTCCCGTTTTTGGCTGTACATTTGCGGCGAAGCTCAATAAAAGTGCGCTGTTTTGCTTGGACTGGTTTGTAAACAAAATACACGAAGCCCACTGAACACGCAGGATATAACACGACTGTTTTGACGCGTCTAGTGTTGGAGTAACAATGTTAATCGTTCATTATATGACCAGCGCGATCGCTCGTCCTGCGCGGTTCAAAAATATCGTTACATTCGCTGAGCAACAAATGTAGAAAAGTGGAAGTGGAGTAGAAGATTCGTTCGAATTCACGATATTTTCCGTCATGGAAATGCGTATCACAACCTAAGTGTccaaaaaatcataattttgCAGCTTCGGTCGGGCCTCACTGTGGTCATCATTAGGGGTCGATCAAATAAAGCAATGCAACACACCCGT is a window of Anopheles aquasalis chromosome 2, idAnoAquaMG_Q_19, whole genome shotgun sequence DNA encoding:
- the LOC126569265 gene encoding protein SREK1IP1, which gives rise to MEYLTGLSQKENVRAACKKCGFPGHLTYQCRNYLTVDPQSRTVVPGQQRPGSESPEQDYLTPLQELRREEEELEKRREEEEAEKRERERRPTKDEETRGRHRGQELKKKKKKKRTNKHRSRSRSRDSSSSSSSSSSSSSSDDSDSSSSSSEDDRRRSKKRDKRRAKRKHKKTKKSHKHHGHSKKTKRH